The proteins below come from a single Serratia fonticola genomic window:
- a CDS encoding Ig-like domain-containing protein has protein sequence MADQETGFAPENITVKRVGKDLHVSIEGDPLDQPSVIIEDFFLQNAELIGMAESGAYYPYISSNGDDDNAVAAMLLDGESSSLVLGGEALSSSESSPLLGVLSILGLGAAALGAMASQSRSSKRSGGNNNEEPQSPGVPQPAPDVTTPTLSQVIDNKGSLQGAIAAGSETDDNTPTFLGGNGTPGNTIVFYDNGKKIGEVQVGQDGRWSFTPGEPLDDGSHSITMVEQNADGKVSAPSDAFEFIIDTVAPTEPTIASIFDDVGSQTGELQPGDVTDDTTPTLKGRAEAGAKVEIYDNDQKIGETTADAEGNWTFTPESELAEGDHSFTTCAIDAAGNVSEMSQPWKLVIEIHEFEPIDGDEEPGISEIIDNEGPIQGPILSGGSTDDTKPTLNGKGEPGDTIIITDNGDKIGETTVDENGDWSFTPDIELSEGEHELAVIIEDKGGNQSKPSDPWIVIVDTTPPDAPTIGSIYDDAGSKQGYLQPGDVTDDTTPTLKGQAEAGAKVEIYDHGKKIGETTANAEGNWEFTPSSELAEGEHSFTTRATDEAGNASELSQPWELVIDNTPPDQPGTDGNGPGISEIIDNEGPIQGPIAKGDTTDDTKPTLNGKGEPGDTIIITDNGDKIGETTVDENGDWSFTPDTELSEGDHEIAVIIEDPAGNQSKPSDPWVVIVDTTPPDAPLIDSIFDNVGDKTGAIQSGEVTDDNRPVMQGRAEVGSKVVIYDHGKPIGETTANEAGNWSFKPDPALDVGDHVITVKAVDAAGNMSEPSSAFDFSLITANAPSAPAIIAVLDDVGSIQGPMQKNTVTDDARPTLVGTSEPGSTISIYSNDKLLGSVVANAAGQWRFTPESDLPEGVNNLSAVAMDAAGNSSPKTGDYPLIIDTTPPAAIESGELLDDVGNIQGAIMNGSVTDDAQPTFNGKAEAGATVVIYDNGTEIGRVVSNDKGVWSFTPDTALTDGEHSLTAQVIDRAGNESEVSEPIAFTVDTRLVEVSIDVVLDDFGVKQGPISQGGVTDDTTPIFNGRALPNSTVVLYDNGIELGSVTSDGTGNWRFEPQTPMSEGNHAISATVITAAGGESQATPVFDFNIDSTPPGKPGNDGDTGIGSVIDDVGVVQGPIANGGTTDDTTPTFNGKGEPGDTIHIFDNDELLGSVEVQPDGDWSFTPPSLSEGEHEITVIIEDPAGNQSEASDPWVVIVDTTPPDAPTIGSIYDDAGSKQGYLQPGDMTDDTTPTLKGQAEAGAKVEIYDHGQKIGETTANVEGNWEFTPGSELAEGEHSFTTRAIDAAGNASELSQPWELVIDNTPPDQPGTGGNGPGISEIIDNEGPIQGPIAKGDTTDDTTPTLNGKGEPGDTIIITDNGDKIGETTVNKDGEWEFTPDTELSEGEHEIAVIIEDPAGNQSKPSDPWIVIVDTTPPDAPTIGSIYDDAGSKQGYLQPGDVTDDTTPTLKGQAEAGAKVEIYDNGQKIGEVTAGPDGNWAFTSKSELAEGEHSFTVRATDAAGNASELSQPWELVIDMAPSKQPGKPVIDAVIDDVGPVTGELVSGDVTDDRRPEISGSTEPGVAVIVYDRGVEIGRTQANDQGRWSFTPENDLKDGEYSFTAVAENSAGSSMASDAFELIVYTGNGPTQIARLSQMGKDSGYNANDFVTDNGNAGRLMHGTLSAELVPGQTLQVSTDGGVTWFNALVEGTQWAAQDLNEHAVNWTIQTRVMDQSGNAGHVMSQAVALDITAPRAPGAVRLEGTNLLVEFDPTNVVVGERISVVADGGAQRFEHTLSAQDIAAGSVTLAVGSVSSASAALVDLAGNLSGFANTSGAAPGVNMGVTGDVSEIYGQNRDNIFTVDDVNVLNNVKVIEGNDGIDTLKLTGADQVLDLSAWAGRLSSVEIIDITGSGNNTLKISLGDVLDQGFRGAFINDDSVQLAVKGDAGDVVMLSDLLPNGMDVGDWENLGEVISAGISYDVYHHTGLEAEILVQQGVDVQFH, from the coding sequence TTGGCAGATCAGGAAACCGGTTTCGCCCCTGAAAACATCACGGTTAAACGAGTGGGCAAAGATCTGCATGTGAGTATTGAAGGGGACCCACTGGATCAGCCCTCCGTCATTATTGAGGATTTCTTCCTGCAAAATGCGGAGCTAATCGGCATGGCCGAGAGCGGCGCGTATTATCCATATATCTCTTCCAACGGTGATGATGATAATGCCGTTGCGGCAATGTTGTTGGATGGGGAAAGTTCATCTCTGGTTTTGGGCGGAGAAGCTTTGTCTAGCAGTGAGAGCAGTCCTCTACTGGGGGTGCTAAGCATTCTTGGATTGGGTGCGGCGGCTCTGGGGGCTATGGCTAGCCAGAGTCGGTCAAGCAAGCGTAGTGGCGGCAATAACAATGAAGAACCTCAATCCCCTGGTGTGCCACAGCCTGCGCCAGACGTTACTACACCGACTCTAAGTCAGGTTATTGATAATAAGGGATCTCTGCAAGGCGCTATCGCTGCGGGTTCTGAGACTGATGATAATACCCCTACTTTTTTGGGTGGTAACGGTACACCTGGAAATACCATTGTCTTCTACGATAATGGTAAGAAGATTGGTGAAGTTCAGGTTGGACAGGATGGTCGCTGGTCATTCACTCCTGGTGAACCTTTAGATGACGGTTCTCACAGTATCACTATGGTTGAACAGAATGCCGACGGTAAGGTTAGTGCTCCATCGGATGCGTTCGAGTTTATTATTGACACCGTAGCGCCAACTGAACCTACCATCGCCAGCATCTTTGACGACGTCGGCAGCCAGACCGGGGAACTGCAACCGGGTGACGTGACCGATGACACTACACCGACCCTGAAAGGCAGGGCCGAAGCAGGCGCGAAGGTAGAGATCTACGACAATGACCAGAAAATCGGTGAAACCACTGCCGATGCTGAAGGGAACTGGACATTTACGCCGGAAAGCGAACTGGCTGAAGGGGATCACAGCTTTACCACCTGTGCTATTGACGCGGCGGGTAACGTTTCCGAGATGTCACAGCCCTGGAAATTGGTTATCGAGATACATGAGTTCGAGCCGATTGATGGCGACGAAGAGCCAGGCATTAGCGAGATCATCGACAATGAAGGGCCGATACAGGGGCCGATCCTCAGCGGCGGGAGCACTGATGACACCAAACCAACGCTGAACGGCAAAGGTGAGCCGGGTGACACCATCATTATTACCGACAACGGCGATAAGATCGGTGAAACCACTGTTGATGAAAATGGCGACTGGAGCTTTACACCGGATATCGAACTGAGTGAAGGCGAGCACGAGCTCGCGGTGATCATTGAAGACAAAGGGGGTAACCAGTCCAAGCCGTCTGATCCGTGGATTGTGATTGTGGACACCACGCCACCGGATGCGCCGACCATTGGCAGTATCTATGACGACGCGGGTAGCAAACAAGGGTACCTGCAACCGGGTGACGTGACTGACGATACTACACCGACCCTGAAAGGCCAGGCCGAAGCAGGCGCGAAGGTGGAGATCTACGACCATGGCAAGAAAATTGGTGAAACCACAGCCAATGCTGAGGGCAACTGGGAGTTCACGCCGAGCAGTGAGCTGGCGGAAGGTGAGCACAGCTTTACCACCCGTGCGACCGACGAGGCAGGCAATGCTTCCGAGCTGTCCCAACCGTGGGAGCTGGTGATCGACAATACTCCACCGGACCAACCGGGTACTGACGGCAATGGCCCGGGTATCAGCGAGATCATCGACAATGAGGGGCCGATACAGGGGCCAATCGCCAAAGGGGATACCACTGATGACACCAAACCAACGCTGAACGGCAAAGGTGAGCCGGGTGACACCATCATTATTACCGACAACGGCGATAAGATCGGTGAAACCACTGTGGATGAAAATGGCGATTGGAGCTTTACACCGGATACCGAACTGAGCGAAGGCGATCACGAGATCGCGGTGATCATTGAAGACCCAGCGGGTAACCAGTCGAAGCCGTCCGATCCGTGGGTAGTGATTGTGGACACCACGCCACCGGATGCGCCGTTGATTGATAGCATTTTTGACAACGTAGGCGACAAAACCGGTGCGATTCAGTCGGGTGAGGTTACTGATGACAATCGTCCGGTAATGCAGGGGAGAGCAGAAGTAGGTTCTAAGGTTGTGATTTATGACCATGGCAAGCCGATCGGTGAAACCACGGCTAATGAAGCAGGTAACTGGAGTTTCAAACCAGATCCAGCGCTTGATGTGGGCGATCATGTGATCACGGTGAAAGCTGTCGATGCTGCGGGAAATATGAGCGAGCCTTCATCGGCTTTCGATTTCTCACTGATTACGGCAAATGCGCCAAGCGCCCCGGCTATTATTGCCGTGCTTGATGATGTTGGCAGCATTCAGGGACCAATGCAGAAGAATACGGTGACTGACGATGCTCGTCCTACCTTGGTAGGGACTTCAGAGCCGGGTTCGACAATCAGCATCTATAGCAACGATAAGTTGTTAGGCAGTGTTGTAGCTAATGCTGCAGGACAATGGCGTTTCACACCAGAAAGTGACTTGCCTGAAGGGGTAAACAACCTGTCGGCTGTGGCAATGGATGCTGCGGGTAATAGCAGCCCGAAAACCGGTGATTATCCATTAATTATCGATACAACACCGCCAGCTGCGATCGAATCAGGAGAGTTACTGGACGACGTTGGTAACATTCAAGGGGCGATCATGAATGGCTCTGTCACTGATGATGCGCAGCCTACCTTCAATGGCAAGGCGGAAGCAGGGGCAACAGTTGTTATTTATGACAATGGTACAGAGATCGGACGAGTTGTCAGTAATGACAAAGGTGTTTGGAGCTTTACCCCAGATACGGCGTTAACCGATGGTGAGCACAGTTTGACTGCTCAGGTTATCGATCGGGCTGGAAATGAGAGTGAAGTCAGTGAACCTATCGCGTTTACCGTCGATACTCGTCTGGTTGAAGTGTCTATTGACGTCGTGTTGGATGATTTTGGTGTTAAACAAGGCCCAATCAGTCAGGGCGGGGTGACGGATGATACTACACCAATCTTTAACGGTCGTGCGCTCCCTAACTCGACCGTGGTGCTCTATGACAACGGTATTGAGTTAGGTTCGGTGACCAGTGATGGTACTGGAAACTGGCGGTTTGAGCCACAGACACCTATGTCTGAGGGAAACCATGCAATCAGCGCAACGGTGATCACTGCGGCTGGCGGTGAGAGCCAGGCGACTCCGGTATTTGACTTCAATATCGATAGTACGCCACCCGGCAAACCTGGCAACGACGGGGACACCGGGATCGGCAGCGTTATTGACGATGTTGGGGTTGTTCAGGGGCCAATAGCGAATGGTGGAACCACGGATGACACGACACCGACCTTTAACGGTAAGGGTGAGCCAGGAGATACCATCCATATCTTTGACAATGATGAATTGTTGGGCAGCGTTGAGGTTCAGCCTGATGGTGATTGGAGTTTCACTCCGCCATCATTGTCCGAGGGGGAGCATGAAATCACGGTGATCATCGAAGACCCGGCGGGTAATCAGTCTGAAGCATCCGATCCGTGGGTAGTGATTGTGGACACCACGCCACCGGATGCACCGACTATTGGCAGCATCTATGACGACGCGGGCAGCAAGCAAGGGTACCTGCAACCGGGTGACATGACAGACGACACCACACCGACCCTGAAAGGTCAGGCTGAAGCAGGCGCGAAGGTGGAGATCTACGACCACGGTCAGAAAATTGGTGAAACCACTGCCAATGTTGAGGGCAACTGGGAGTTCACGCCGGGCAGTGAGCTGGCGGAAGGTGAGCACAGCTTTACCACTCGTGCGATCGACGCCGCAGGCAACGCTTCCGAGCTGTCCCAACCGTGGGAACTGGTGATCGACAATACTCCACCGGACCAACCGGGTACTGGCGGTAATGGCCCAGGTATCAGCGAGATCATCGACAATGAGGGGCCGATACAGGGGCCAATCGCCAAAGGTGATACCACTGATGACACCACACCGACCCTGAACGGTAAAGGTGAGCCGGGTGACACCATCATTATTACCGACAACGGTGATAAAATCGGTGAAACCACCGTTAATAAAGATGGCGAGTGGGAATTTACGCCGGATACCGAACTGAGCGAAGGCGAGCACGAGATCGCGGTGATCATCGAAGACCCGGCGGGTAACCAGTCAAAACCGTCCGATCCGTGGATTGTGATTGTGGACACCACGCCACCGGATGCACCGACCATTGGCAGCATCTATGACGATGCGGGCAGCAAACAAGGGTACCTGCAACCGGGTGACGTGACTGACGACACCACACCGACCCTGAAAGGCCAGGCAGAGGCGGGCGCGAAGGTTGAGATCTACGATAACGGCCAGAAAATCGGTGAAGTCACCGCGGGCCCTGATGGCAACTGGGCATTCACGTCGAAGAGCGAACTGGCGGAAGGGGAGCACAGCTTTACCGTACGTGCGACCGATGCGGCGGGCAACGCTTCCGAGCTGTCCCAACCGTGGGAACTGGTGATCGATATGGCTCCTTCAAAGCAGCCGGGTAAGCCAGTGATTGATGCGGTGATTGATGATGTTGGTCCAGTGACAGGGGAGCTGGTCTCCGGTGATGTAACCGATGATCGTCGCCCTGAAATTTCAGGCAGCACCGAACCTGGTGTTGCGGTGATTGTTTATGACCGTGGTGTCGAAATCGGCCGTACTCAAGCTAACGATCAGGGACGCTGGAGCTTTACGCCGGAGAACGATCTGAAGGATGGTGAATACAGTTTCACCGCAGTTGCTGAAAACAGCGCGGGTAGCAGTATGGCTTCCGATGCGTTTGAACTGATCGTTTATACCGGCAATGGCCCGACCCAGATTGCCCGCCTCTCGCAAATGGGCAAGGACTCAGGTTATAACGCCAATGACTTTGTCACTGACAACGGTAATGCTGGGCGTCTGATGCACGGTACGTTAAGCGCAGAACTGGTCCCGGGGCAGACCCTACAGGTCTCTACCGACGGTGGTGTCACCTGGTTTAACGCCTTGGTGGAAGGGACGCAATGGGCAGCTCAGGACTTGAATGAGCATGCCGTTAACTGGACGATCCAGACCCGCGTGATGGATCAGTCTGGTAACGCTGGCCACGTGATGTCGCAAGCCGTTGCTCTCGATATCACTGCGCCACGAGCCCCTGGCGCAGTCCGTCTGGAAGGGACCAATCTGCTGGTTGAGTTTGACCCGACCAACGTTGTAGTCGGTGAGCGTATTAGCGTGGTTGCCGATGGTGGGGCCCAGCGTTTTGAGCACACTCTAAGCGCACAGGATATTGCCGCCGGGTCAGTGACGTTGGCAGTGGGTTCGGTAAGCAGTGCTAGCGCTGCACTGGTTGATCTGGCCGGCAACCTGTCAGGCTTTGCCAATACCAGCGGTGCAGCACCGGGTGTGAATATGGGAGTAACGGGGGATGTGTCCGAAATCTACGGACAAAACCGCGACAACATCTTCACAGTCGACGATGTTAACGTGCTCAACAACGTCAAGGTGATTGAGGGTAATGATGGCATTGATACACTGAAACTAACCGGAGCTGATCAGGTGTTGGATCTGTCTGCCTGGGCAGGGCGCTTGAGTTCGGTGGAGATTATCGACATCACCGGTTCTGGCAATAACACGCTGAAGATCTCTCTGGGCGACGTGCTGGATCAGGGCTTCCGTGGTGCGTTTATCAACGACGATAGCGTGCAGTTGGCGGTTAAAGGTGATGCTGGCGATGTGGTGATGCTGAGCGATCTGCTGCCTAATGGCATGGACGTGGGGGATTGGGAAAACCTCGGGGAAGTGATCTCGGCGGGTATCTCTTACGATGTATATCACCACACCGGGCTGGAAGCCGAAATCCTGGTACAACAGGGGGTTGATGTTCAGTTCCATTAA
- a CDS encoding Ig-like domain-containing protein → MKNITDSSIRFSVITEGSLIQTGFLDASLNEPTQHIPYTPVNMYVVQEVEAASIGDILVAERSGEDLIVTLRSLEDSQPHLALKNFFAHNGQLHQITQDGEFIRSLSAQDNPQQGQITFSAQPLGHIEQQPLSQALSMLHEVSLSEANDAASQPAMMAMAFLMQDEAPKITHALDQVGARQGSLKSGNVTDDQWAVLEGSGKPGATLEIIEGTQVIGEVLVGANGLWSFTPEEKYSESGHVLVARDKASGQSSDGFTLIVDSVAPSRAVIDSISSDNNGTTLIEKNGYTNDNTPLIKGHAEALSVVGIYNGKTMIGTALADATGAWEFSSAFTFPDGAYTITAKAVDFAGNTGLGSLPYTMTIDTLPPAVPAILQASDDFGAQQGTLNSGDLTDDRTPTLSGKAEPGVTVFINDNGKLLGTTMAGVNGNWSFTPLAPLADGEHHFTTSARDQAGNSSNAESDAFTLVLGEDRTSTPTIDSLTDDVGSIQGILKQGDYTDDATPTLRGKSQAGDTVKIFDNGIFIGETEANSSGEWVFTPHPALKEGQHAFQVQALDATHSPSALSSAFEIVLDLTPPDASNLRITGIYDDVGTITGNVVHGGRTDDQKPGISGTGPVGETVIVFVTDAQGQREVGRVEVSNNGTWTLEVQEALSLGTHTFTAVAIDTAGNATPHSNGYKVTVTTNDTIGGFDLGGSQTSGGAINTTVVGDQNNPQVTKLTNGNLVVTWQGSNNGYDVYMQLMDPTGTQKIGREQMVNQRHINNQDSPQVVALADGGFLVVFESYQASALDNSGDAVFARKYGADGAAQTDEFLVNQTTVGAQRAASALALPDGGYIISWYSQQSGGSIVQRTYDAHNQPVGNEVIVKSGGAVDAVGGPEMVLLGDTGWFLTVWCGTDTMSTGVNGKLQKIDGSAVGPNLIMNTTLDASQQFPDVITLKDGSFIVMWDSGDSKAVGSDIRAAHYSFDPVTGATTLIGNGDFIVNEYQAGKQYKPVGVALEDGGYILFWGSEGGDGDGSAIFAQRFDANSNKVGHEFLVNPTTWGNQGSGWDNTDLTHILDATLMDDGNVFVTWNSDKIDPSGFGIEGVVVDIDAGFYSEFIVNTTTAGNQERSVTTKLPSGGFIVVWDSWHLGTTNSEVMAQVFDASGIPVGKEFTVNTITAGIQRRPSVTTLEDGDVIVSWHSNENGRDVIRTQRYEGDSTSGLTPIGSSSRVNADTSQENRDSTIIALDNGGYVVTWIAVSGGQWSVMARQFDKNGIATTPDDMLVTKTAITGDNPATWHISTVETLADGRLVFGYAKQKSGTDIAFKIYDPQSKTFGPEVMVNQTTAGNQTAAGIAKLSNGNFVMTWDSNDNSGADQGGWGMWARIYTPDGVAVGNEFLVNTYTPYDQKNGYAIARPGGGFIVIYESSADTNPGLNTLGIYAQFFDDAGSRIGQELQLNQLVAGDQIKPDVAFLEDGRLFVTWTDYGVGDGGGSAIKGRIIDLDSTLNLGSTVQEKGANEEHVTLTLADNTDHGSLWMLLDDGSTSGLMLSGESLSAVRGGAGDDVIGITNTSFTSIHGGEGIDTLLLDGKNMALDLDALVDRITGIEKIDLGQGNANSLSLSASALDGLGQTDMVMADGKNQLVINGDGSNALQLLDTQSESWMEAGEAEIGGVIYHTYIAGATELLVEQNIHVTVM, encoded by the coding sequence ATGAAAAATATTACTGATAGCTCAATCCGTTTCTCAGTCATCACTGAAGGATCATTAATACAAACCGGCTTTCTGGACGCGTCTCTGAATGAGCCAACACAACATATCCCGTACACTCCGGTTAATATGTATGTGGTACAAGAAGTTGAGGCTGCATCGATTGGGGATATCTTAGTTGCCGAACGTTCAGGTGAAGATCTGATTGTCACCTTGCGCAGCCTGGAAGACAGCCAGCCACACCTGGCTTTAAAGAACTTTTTTGCTCATAACGGTCAGTTGCACCAGATCACACAGGACGGCGAGTTTATCCGTAGCCTGTCAGCTCAGGATAACCCACAGCAAGGCCAAATCACCTTTAGCGCACAACCATTAGGCCACATCGAACAGCAACCACTAAGTCAGGCGCTAAGTATGCTTCATGAGGTTTCGTTATCCGAAGCCAACGACGCTGCATCTCAACCTGCCATGATGGCGATGGCTTTTCTGATGCAGGATGAGGCACCTAAAATCACTCACGCCCTTGACCAAGTGGGGGCACGCCAAGGATCACTGAAATCAGGTAACGTCACTGATGATCAATGGGCGGTGTTAGAAGGTAGCGGTAAGCCTGGAGCCACTCTCGAGATTATTGAGGGTACACAGGTGATCGGCGAGGTGCTCGTGGGTGCAAACGGCCTTTGGAGCTTCACGCCTGAGGAGAAATACAGTGAAAGTGGGCACGTATTGGTGGCTCGCGATAAAGCAAGCGGCCAGTCATCCGACGGCTTCACGTTGATCGTCGACTCTGTTGCCCCGTCACGTGCAGTGATCGACAGCATCAGCAGCGATAACAACGGCACTACTCTGATCGAGAAAAATGGCTATACCAACGACAATACGCCATTGATTAAAGGCCATGCTGAAGCACTTAGCGTTGTGGGTATCTACAATGGCAAGACCATGATCGGTACTGCTCTTGCCGATGCTACAGGAGCCTGGGAGTTCTCTTCGGCTTTCACCTTCCCGGATGGTGCGTACACTATCACCGCCAAGGCTGTCGACTTTGCGGGTAACACCGGCCTTGGGTCATTACCCTACACAATGACTATTGATACCCTCCCACCCGCGGTGCCAGCCATCCTGCAGGCATCTGACGATTTTGGTGCACAGCAGGGTACTCTAAACTCCGGTGATTTGACCGATGACCGCACGCCTACGCTGTCCGGCAAGGCTGAACCAGGCGTGACGGTATTTATCAATGACAATGGCAAACTGTTGGGCACCACCATGGCCGGTGTCAATGGCAACTGGTCTTTCACTCCGTTAGCACCACTGGCAGACGGCGAACACCATTTCACCACGTCAGCCCGTGACCAGGCAGGTAACTCCAGCAACGCTGAAAGCGACGCCTTCACATTGGTTCTGGGCGAGGACCGCACGTCTACCCCAACCATTGACAGCCTGACTGACGATGTAGGCAGCATTCAGGGCATACTGAAACAGGGTGATTATACCGATGACGCTACACCCACTTTGCGTGGCAAATCGCAGGCTGGCGATACGGTAAAAATCTTTGATAACGGCATCTTTATCGGTGAAACCGAGGCTAATTCGTCGGGCGAATGGGTATTTACACCTCATCCCGCGCTTAAAGAAGGCCAGCATGCTTTCCAGGTGCAGGCGCTTGATGCGACTCATTCGCCTAGCGCACTTTCCTCAGCATTCGAGATAGTTCTGGATCTGACGCCGCCTGATGCGTCAAATCTACGTATCACCGGTATCTACGATGACGTTGGCACCATCACCGGCAACGTCGTCCACGGTGGCCGTACCGACGACCAGAAACCAGGCATCAGCGGCACTGGCCCAGTGGGGGAAACCGTGATCGTTTTTGTCACGGATGCCCAAGGGCAGCGTGAAGTCGGGCGTGTCGAGGTCAGTAACAACGGCACCTGGACTCTTGAGGTACAGGAAGCCTTAAGCTTGGGCACACATACTTTCACCGCCGTCGCCATTGATACAGCCGGTAATGCCACACCACACAGCAACGGTTACAAAGTGACCGTCACCACCAACGATACGATCGGTGGCTTTGACCTCGGTGGTAGTCAGACATCAGGTGGCGCGATCAACACCACGGTAGTCGGAGATCAAAATAACCCGCAGGTGACCAAGCTGACCAACGGCAACCTGGTGGTGACCTGGCAGGGAAGTAACAATGGATATGATGTCTACATGCAGTTGATGGACCCGACTGGTACACAAAAAATTGGCAGGGAGCAGATGGTCAACCAGCGCCACATCAATAACCAAGACAGCCCACAGGTAGTGGCGCTGGCCGATGGCGGGTTCCTGGTGGTGTTTGAATCCTATCAGGCCAGTGCTCTGGACAACAGCGGCGATGCTGTCTTCGCCCGTAAATACGGTGCCGATGGTGCTGCCCAGACCGATGAATTCCTGGTTAACCAGACGACAGTTGGCGCTCAGCGAGCGGCCAGTGCATTGGCCCTACCTGATGGCGGCTATATCATCTCCTGGTACAGCCAGCAGAGCGGTGGTTCGATCGTACAACGTACCTACGATGCTCATAACCAGCCAGTGGGCAACGAGGTTATTGTCAAAAGTGGTGGTGCCGTAGACGCAGTTGGTGGCCCGGAAATGGTCTTGTTGGGCGACACCGGTTGGTTCCTCACCGTATGGTGTGGGACGGACACTATGAGCACAGGTGTTAATGGCAAGTTACAGAAAATTGATGGTTCCGCAGTAGGCCCTAATCTGATCATGAACACCACCCTGGATGCCTCTCAACAGTTTCCAGATGTGATTACGCTGAAAGATGGCAGCTTCATTGTTATGTGGGATAGCGGGGACAGCAAGGCCGTGGGCAGTGATATTCGTGCCGCTCACTACAGCTTTGATCCTGTCACCGGCGCCACCACGCTGATCGGTAACGGCGACTTTATCGTCAACGAATACCAAGCCGGCAAGCAGTACAAGCCCGTGGGCGTGGCACTGGAAGATGGCGGTTATATACTGTTCTGGGGTTCGGAAGGCGGTGACGGTGATGGTTCAGCCATTTTTGCCCAGCGTTTTGATGCCAATAGTAACAAGGTTGGCCATGAATTCCTGGTGAATCCGACCACTTGGGGCAACCAGGGGTCGGGTTGGGATAATACCGATCTGACCCATATCCTTGACGCTACGCTGATGGATGATGGCAATGTTTTCGTCACCTGGAACAGCGACAAAATCGATCCTAGCGGTTTTGGCATCGAAGGCGTGGTTGTTGATATTGATGCCGGTTTCTATTCGGAATTTATCGTCAACACGACGACAGCAGGCAATCAAGAACGCTCGGTCACCACTAAACTTCCTAGCGGTGGATTTATTGTTGTCTGGGACTCCTGGCACCTTGGTACTACTAACTCTGAGGTGATGGCCCAAGTCTTTGATGCTAGCGGTATACCCGTAGGTAAAGAATTTACGGTCAATACCATAACCGCGGGGATCCAACGCAGGCCCTCTGTCACGACTCTTGAAGACGGTGATGTGATAGTCTCTTGGCATAGTAACGAAAATGGTCGCGATGTCATACGTACGCAACGTTATGAGGGGGATAGTACTTCTGGTTTAACGCCAATCGGCAGCAGCTCACGCGTTAATGCTGACACAAGCCAAGAGAACCGAGACTCCACTATTATTGCACTTGATAACGGTGGTTATGTAGTTACTTGGATCGCGGTATCTGGCGGTCAATGGTCGGTCATGGCGCGCCAGTTTGATAAGAACGGTATAGCTACTACCCCTGATGATATGCTGGTGACCAAAACCGCCATCACAGGAGACAACCCTGCTACATGGCATATAAGTACTGTTGAAACATTGGCGGATGGTCGTTTGGTGTTTGGTTACGCCAAACAGAAATCTGGTACCGATATTGCCTTCAAGATCTATGACCCGCAAAGTAAGACCTTTGGGCCAGAAGTCATGGTTAACCAGACAACTGCAGGTAATCAGACTGCAGCTGGCATCGCCAAACTAAGCAATGGCAACTTTGTGATGACCTGGGATTCAAACGATAATTCTGGTGCAGATCAAGGTGGTTGGGGAATGTGGGCTCGTATCTACACGCCGGACGGCGTAGCCGTCGGTAATGAGTTCCTCGTCAATACCTACACCCCCTATGACCAGAAGAACGGCTATGCTATTGCGCGCCCTGGTGGCGGTTTTATCGTCATTTACGAGTCAAGCGCAGATACAAACCCTGGGCTTAACACCCTCGGAATCTACGCACAGTTCTTTGACGATGCAGGGAGCCGTATAGGACAGGAGCTACAGCTCAACCAGTTGGTTGCTGGCGATCAAATAAAACCAGATGTTGCTTTCCTTGAGGATGGCCGTCTATTTGTCACCTGGACCGACTACGGCGTGGGTGATGGCGGTGGTTCCGCGATCAAGGGGCGGATTATCGATCTGGATAGTACTTTGAACTTGGGATCAACGGTACAGGAAAAAGGGGCCAATGAAGAGCACGTGACCTTGACATTGGCTGATAATACCGATCACGGTAGTCTATGGATGCTGTTGGATGATGGTTCAACCTCTGGTCTGATGCTGAGCGGCGAATCATTGTCGGCAGTGCGAGGCGGTGCGGGCGATGATGTTATTGGTATTACTAATACTTCATTCACCTCCATCCACGGTGGCGAGGGTATTGACACCCTGTTACTGGATGGCAAAAACATGGCGCTGGATCTTGACGCACTAGTCGACCGCATCACCGGGATCGAGAAGATCGACCTCGGTCAGGGCAACGCCAACAGCCTGAGTCTGAGTGCCTCTGCACTCGACGGGTTAGGACAGACCGATATGGTTATGGCCGACGGCAAGAACCAGTTGGTGATCAACGGCGACGGTTCGAACGCGCTCCAGTTGCTGGATACACAGTCCGAGTCGTGGATGGAAGCCGGAGAGGCAGAAATTGGTGGCGTGATCTACCATACCTACATTGCAGGCGCAACGGAGCTGTTGGTAGAACAGAATATCCATGTAACCGTAATGTAA